The DNA region GGAGGAGGTCCCGGAGGAGGCCCCGGTCCAGGGCCGAGTCCTTCACGTGGGTCTCGAAGGAGCCACCGGCCACCTTGCAGAACTTGGCGAACTGCCCGGCCAGCACCACCGCGAGCCCTCGGGAGGCCGCGGCGTCGAGGGAGTACCCCACGTGGTCGCCCATGAGGACGAAGCTCTCGGGCGGGAGCTCGGGGAAGAGGGCCTGGGCTGCGCTCTCGCTGGAGCGGCCGTGGGAGAGGACGACGAAGGGGACGCCCGCGGCGCGGGCTACGTCGAGGGCGGCGTCCACGGTGGCGCGCCAGGCGTCGGCGGAGAGCGGGATGACGATGCCCGTGGTTCCGAGGATGGAGAGGCCCCCCAGGATGCCCAGGCGGGCGTTGAGGGTGCGGCCGGCGATCTCCTCTCCCCGGGGTACGCTCACCACCACCCGCAGGGTGCCCTGGGCCGGGACCTCGGCTTCCGCCAGGGCATCGGCCACCGCACCCCGGATCATCTCCCGGGGAACCGGGTTGATGGCCGCTTCCCCTACGGGCAGGGCGAGGCCCGGCTTGGTGACGCGGCCCACGCCGGGGCCGGCTTCCACGAAGATCTCCAGCGGGGCAACGCCGGCCGCTGCGGGCGCAGAGCCTTCCCGGGACACCGAAGCCCGGATCTCCACCCCGTCCGTCACGTCCGGGTCGTCGCCCGCGTCCTTCACGACCCCGCACTCGGCGCTACGGCCCGTTCGGGTGCACCCCACGAGGTCAAAGTCCCAGCCGGCCGCATGGGGCGCGCCCCAGGGCAGGCGCAGGGAGACAGAGGTGGGGGCGGGGGACCGGCCCAGGAGCAGGAGGGTCGCCCCCTTGGCTGCCGCCGCGGCGCAGGCGCCCGTGGTAAAGCCGGTCCGGAGACGGCGCTTGGCAGCCATCG from Thermodesulfobacteriota bacterium includes:
- the cbiD gene encoding cobalt-precorrin-5B (C(1))-methyltransferase CbiD, which codes for MAAKRRLRTGFTTGACAAAAAKGATLLLLGRSPAPTSVSLRLPWGAPHAAGWDFDLVGCTRTGRSAECGVVKDAGDDPDVTDGVEIRASVSREGSAPAAAGVAPLEIFVEAGPGVGRVTKPGLALPVGEAAINPVPREMIRGAVADALAEAEVPAQGTLRVVVSVPRGEEIAGRTLNARLGILGGLSILGTTGIVIPLSADAWRATVDAALDVARAAGVPFVVLSHGRSSESAAQALFPELPPESFVLMGDHVGYSLDAAASRGLAVVLAGQFAKFCKVAGGSFETHVKDSALDRGLLRDLLREAGFPGPDAEAALGANTAREVFHRLLETGDRGVFEALARRVARRASERIAQGGGRSVPVAAVLFGYDKALLARGGAPA